The following coding sequences are from one Asterias amurensis chromosome 8, ASM3211899v1 window:
- the LOC139940880 gene encoding ectonucleoside triphosphate diphosphohydrolase 1-like → MAGGGLHCNVITVSLVTIGTVIAIFFMISVVVLSGRSNIPEVCESYSDDMKVTQYGIVIEVETPFPKPRLFSWKFDINGSLGKVEEKTYRIKQNKKKPSAFLESCVDSISRIVPRDQHETTEVFLLATDEIEALKLQTKLDEVRVLLSSYAFNTSNGTFEPHVMTANDIARHRWTRENELLGIIKPDINPGQNYFMEKDRTKLTYGLLEVTHSSARITYEVKIDGNSSLTANENVGTLELYAEEYSVFTRSISCYGLRAAYRRFQHDLIDKMIKSSKDTIANPCTPPGYHETVRSSDLHKRSSCVLQSTFTNNGSDVDASISRQSTQPELYRLEGTGDAKACESEVKRLSLGMELQPVPGGKFMAYFPYFLVDLSHVTDLTNSSDQCDWTHMPADMFKTEVNITGMNPCFVANYLHSLVFDDLKMDRENWEDVIMHEDNRLDHRWFLGFVTGVVSNLQPPTFACVLVPDPILVQRKQQTVLILTVAMIFGFVLVALGYGFACQRGDDNEWIPSSAEMYQFEQV, encoded by the exons ATGGCTGGAGGAGGTCTGCACTGTAACGTAATAACCGTTTCGTTGGTGACCATTGGAACTGTCATTGCCATATTCTTCATGATATCCGTTGTGGTTTTAAGTGGTCGTTCCAACATCCCGGAAGTATGCGAATCGTATAGTGACGACATGAAG GTCACACAATACGGCATTGTGATCGAAGTTGAAACCCCTTTTCCTAAGCCACGCCTATTCTCCTGGAAGTTTGATATAAACGGATCACTAGGCAAAGTTGAAGAAAAAACGTACAGGATcaaacaaa ATAAAAAGAAACCAAGTGCGTTTCTCGAGTCTTGTGTAGACTCCATCAGTAGGATCGTTCCCAGAGACCAGCATGAAACTACCGAGGTTTTCCTGCTTGCTACGGATGAGATCGAGGCATTAAA GCTTCAGACGAAGTTGGACGAAGTCCGTGTTTTGCTTTCATCTTACGCCTTCAACACCAGCAACGGTACCTTTGAACCGCACGTCATGACGGCTAATGATATAGCTAGACACCGCTGGACACGTGAAAACGAATTGTTGGGGATTATAAAACCT GATATCAACCCAGGGCAAAATTACTTCATGGAAAAAGACAGAACAAAGTTGACGTATGGTTTACTCGAAGTCACGCACAGTTCTGCCCGGATCACTTACGAGGTAAAGATAGATGGTAACTCTTCGCTCACAGCCAATGAGAATGTCGGAACACTTGAACTGTACGCGGAGGAATATAGCGTGTTTACTCGGAGTATCTCCTGCTACGGACTACGAGCGGCGTACAGACGGTTCCAGCACGACCTCATTGATAAG ATGATTAAATCATCAAAAGACACGATCGCCAACCCATGTACTCCACCTGGATACCACGAAACTGTCAGGTCATCTGATTTGCATAAGAGGTCATCTTGCGTCCTCCAATCAACATTCACCAATAACGGAAGTGACGTCGATGCATCGATATCAAGGCAATCTACACAGCCGGAGTTGTACAGACTAGAGGGCACGGGTGATGCCAAGGCATGTGAAAGCGAGGTTAAGAGGCTTTCTCTGGGAATGGAGTTGCAACCTGTGCCTGGCGGCAAATTCATG GCATATTTTCCATATTTTCTGGTGGATCTGTCCCACGTGACTGATTTGACCAATAGCAGTGATCAATGCGATTGGACGCACATGCCG GCTGATATGTTCAAAACGGAAGTCAACATCACCGGTATGAACCCTTGTTTTGTTGCCAACTATTTGCACAGCTTGGTATTTGACGACTTGAAGATGGACAGAGAAAATTGGGAGGATGTCATCATGCACGAAGACAACAGA CTTGACCATCGCTGGTTCCTTGGGTTTGTTACGGGTGTCGTCAGCAATCTGCAACCCCCTACATTCGCCTGCGTCCTGGTGCCAGATCCCATCTTGGTTCAGCGTAAACAACAGACTGTTCTTATTTTAACTGTAGCCATGATATTTGGGTTTGTTCTGGTTGCATTGGGGTATGGCTTTGCGTGTCAACGAGGTGATGATAACGAGTGGATACCGTCATCTGCAGAAATGTATCAATTCGAACAAGTATAG
- the LOC139940921 gene encoding uncharacterized protein isoform X4 yields MENEKYNFTQCEIQEENSDDGCSSAQHKHSTKNCCCECPEGTFMAKRNTCNYCRNHTKCDPNQELESNGTFVEDRKCKCRSFPISYEDCKRINCTDFPADMTTKRPDTFTSTAQPDVSGDPLTPKESECKRINCTDFPADMTTKRPDTFTSTTQPDVSGDPLTPKESEDPKGSWPESAIGVVGIVSVICVIEFIIIIIFICQRKQRHGSVNNVENQREGQPLNSLPPSSDNTR; encoded by the exons ATGGAAAAT GAAAAGTATAATTTTACTCAATGTGAGATTCAAGAAGAAAATTCAGACGATGGTTGTAGCTCCGCACAACACAAGCACAGCACTAAGAA CTGCTGTTGTGAATGTCCTGAAGGCACTTTCATGGCCAAAAGAAACACATGCAACTATTGCAGAAACCACACCAAATGTGATCCAAACCAAGAACTG gagagcaatgGCACATTTGTCGAAGACCGGAAATGCAAGTGCCGATCATTTCCAATTTCATACGAAG ATTGTAAAAGAATTAACTGCACAGACTTCCCTGCAGATATGACAACAAAACGACCTGATACATTTACCAGTACTGCACAGCCTGACGTATCAGGTGATCCACTGACGCCAAAAGAATCAG AATGTAAAAGAATTAACTGCACAGACTTCCCTGCAGATATGACAACAAAACGACCTGATACATTTACCAGTACTACACAGCCTGACGTATCAGGTGATCCACTGACGCCAAAAGAATCAG AAGATCCTAAAGGAAGTTGGCCAGAAA gtGCTATAGGTGTCGTTGGAATTGTTAGTGTTATTTGCGTCATTgagttcattattattatcatcttcATCTGCCAACGTAAACAACGGCACGGCTCTGTAAACAAT GTGGAGAACCAACGTGAAGGACAACCACTAAACTCTCTACCTCCTTCAAGTGACAACACTCGTTGA
- the LOC139940921 gene encoding uncharacterized protein isoform X3: MENIMASIMLVLLGVLILNSSSESESLPGCLSTECTKSTKSTVSTNSTNNTNSTNTNSTNNTKAQEKYNFTQCEIQEENSDDGCSSAQHKHSTKNCCCECPEGTFMAKRNTCNYCRNHTKCDPNQELESNGTFVEDRKCKCRSFPISYEDCKRINCTDFPADMTTKRPDTFTSTAQPDVSGDPLTPKESEDPKGSWPESAIGVVGIVSVICVIEFIIIIIFICQRKQRHGSVNNVENQREGQPLNSLPPSSDNTR, encoded by the exons ATGGAAAAT ATTATGGCTTCAATAATGTTGGTACTTCTTGGTGTCCTCATCTTAAATTCATCATCAGAATCAGAATCATTACCAGGATGTCTATCAACTGAATGTACTAAAAGTACTAAAAGTACTGTTAGTACTAATAGtactaataatactaatagtaCTAATACTAATAGTACTAATAATACAAAAGCACAG GAAAAGTATAATTTTACTCAATGTGAGATTCAAGAAGAAAATTCAGACGATGGTTGTAGCTCCGCACAACACAAGCACAGCACTAAGAA CTGCTGTTGTGAATGTCCTGAAGGCACTTTCATGGCCAAAAGAAACACATGCAACTATTGCAGAAACCACACCAAATGTGATCCAAACCAAGAACTG gagagcaatgGCACATTTGTCGAAGACCGGAAATGCAAGTGCCGATCATTTCCAATTTCATACGAAG ATTGTAAAAGAATTAACTGCACAGACTTCCCTGCAGATATGACAACAAAACGACCTGATACATTTACCAGTACTGCACAGCCTGACGTATCAGGTGATCCACTGACGCCAAAAGAATCAG AAGATCCTAAAGGAAGTTGGCCAGAAA gtGCTATAGGTGTCGTTGGAATTGTTAGTGTTATTTGCGTCATTgagttcattattattatcatcttcATCTGCCAACGTAAACAACGGCACGGCTCTGTAAACAAT GTGGAGAACCAACGTGAAGGACAACCACTAAACTCTCTACCTCCTTCAAGTGACAACACTCGTTGA
- the LOC139940921 gene encoding uncharacterized protein isoform X1 produces the protein MENIMASIMLVLLGVLILNSSSESESLPGCLSTECTKSTKSTVSTNSTNNTNSTNTNSTNNTKAQEKYNFTQCEIQEENSDDGCSSAQHKHSTKNCCCECPEGTFMAKRNTCNYCRNHTKCDPNQELESNGTFVEDRKCKCRSFPISYEDCKRINCTDFPADMTTKRPDTFTSTAQPDVSGDPLTPKESECKRINCTDFPADMTTKRPDTFTSTTQPDVSGDPLTPKESEDPKGSWPESAIGVVGIVSVICVIEFIIIIIFICQRKQRHGSVNNVENQREGQPLNSLPPSSDNTR, from the exons ATGGAAAAT ATTATGGCTTCAATAATGTTGGTACTTCTTGGTGTCCTCATCTTAAATTCATCATCAGAATCAGAATCATTACCAGGATGTCTATCAACTGAATGTACTAAAAGTACTAAAAGTACTGTTAGTACTAATAGtactaataatactaatagtaCTAATACTAATAGTACTAATAATACAAAAGCACAG GAAAAGTATAATTTTACTCAATGTGAGATTCAAGAAGAAAATTCAGACGATGGTTGTAGCTCCGCACAACACAAGCACAGCACTAAGAA CTGCTGTTGTGAATGTCCTGAAGGCACTTTCATGGCCAAAAGAAACACATGCAACTATTGCAGAAACCACACCAAATGTGATCCAAACCAAGAACTG gagagcaatgGCACATTTGTCGAAGACCGGAAATGCAAGTGCCGATCATTTCCAATTTCATACGAAG ATTGTAAAAGAATTAACTGCACAGACTTCCCTGCAGATATGACAACAAAACGACCTGATACATTTACCAGTACTGCACAGCCTGACGTATCAGGTGATCCACTGACGCCAAAAGAATCAG AATGTAAAAGAATTAACTGCACAGACTTCCCTGCAGATATGACAACAAAACGACCTGATACATTTACCAGTACTACACAGCCTGACGTATCAGGTGATCCACTGACGCCAAAAGAATCAG AAGATCCTAAAGGAAGTTGGCCAGAAA gtGCTATAGGTGTCGTTGGAATTGTTAGTGTTATTTGCGTCATTgagttcattattattatcatcttcATCTGCCAACGTAAACAACGGCACGGCTCTGTAAACAAT GTGGAGAACCAACGTGAAGGACAACCACTAAACTCTCTACCTCCTTCAAGTGACAACACTCGTTGA
- the LOC139940921 gene encoding uncharacterized protein isoform X2 produces MENIMASIMLVLLGVLILNSSSESESLPGCLSTECTKSTKSTEKYNFTQCEIQEENSDDGCSSAQHKHSTKNCCCECPEGTFMAKRNTCNYCRNHTKCDPNQELESNGTFVEDRKCKCRSFPISYEDCKRINCTDFPADMTTKRPDTFTSTAQPDVSGDPLTPKESECKRINCTDFPADMTTKRPDTFTSTTQPDVSGDPLTPKESEDPKGSWPESAIGVVGIVSVICVIEFIIIIIFICQRKQRHGSVNNVENQREGQPLNSLPPSSDNTR; encoded by the exons ATGGAAAAT ATTATGGCTTCAATAATGTTGGTACTTCTTGGTGTCCTCATCTTAAATTCATCATCAGAATCAGAATCATTACCAGGATGTCTATCAACTGAATGTACTAAAAGTACTAAAAGTACT GAAAAGTATAATTTTACTCAATGTGAGATTCAAGAAGAAAATTCAGACGATGGTTGTAGCTCCGCACAACACAAGCACAGCACTAAGAA CTGCTGTTGTGAATGTCCTGAAGGCACTTTCATGGCCAAAAGAAACACATGCAACTATTGCAGAAACCACACCAAATGTGATCCAAACCAAGAACTG gagagcaatgGCACATTTGTCGAAGACCGGAAATGCAAGTGCCGATCATTTCCAATTTCATACGAAG ATTGTAAAAGAATTAACTGCACAGACTTCCCTGCAGATATGACAACAAAACGACCTGATACATTTACCAGTACTGCACAGCCTGACGTATCAGGTGATCCACTGACGCCAAAAGAATCAG AATGTAAAAGAATTAACTGCACAGACTTCCCTGCAGATATGACAACAAAACGACCTGATACATTTACCAGTACTACACAGCCTGACGTATCAGGTGATCCACTGACGCCAAAAGAATCAG AAGATCCTAAAGGAAGTTGGCCAGAAA gtGCTATAGGTGTCGTTGGAATTGTTAGTGTTATTTGCGTCATTgagttcattattattatcatcttcATCTGCCAACGTAAACAACGGCACGGCTCTGTAAACAAT GTGGAGAACCAACGTGAAGGACAACCACTAAACTCTCTACCTCCTTCAAGTGACAACACTCGTTGA